One genomic segment of Pongo pygmaeus isolate AG05252 chromosome 19, NHGRI_mPonPyg2-v2.0_pri, whole genome shotgun sequence includes these proteins:
- the TMEM238L gene encoding transmembrane protein 238-like → MFLGSLWGRCHPGRCALFLILALLLDAVGLVLLLLGILAPLNYWDFFVYTGALILAFSLLLWIIWYSLNIEVSPEKLDV, encoded by the coding sequence ATGTTCCTGGGGAGTCTGTGGGGAAGATGCCATCCAGGGCGCTGTGCACTCTTCCTCATCCTCGCCCTCCTGCTGGACGCAGTCGGCCTGGTCCTTTTGCTGCTGGGGATCTTGGCCCCCCTGAATTACTGGGACTTCTTCGTCTACACAGGTGCCCTGATCCTGGCTTTCAGCCTACTGCTCTGGATCATCTGGTATTCCCTCAACATCGAGGTGTCTCCTGAAAAACTGGACGTGTAG